The following proteins are co-located in the Microplitis demolitor isolate Queensland-Clemson2020A chromosome 3, iyMicDemo2.1a, whole genome shotgun sequence genome:
- the LOC103572326 gene encoding protein maternal effect lethal 26, which yields MMPDNQSVIESNEYNYDWTVQINRKNKQLTSNLFEIKSSPGLNFCMTAEINNNSNLIKVKIIKTFTKLAIATIELKIADIPPIIKDISEWKDVIIFDKIPIPSGCDDCQKNTWNLCILTTPDSHEYRIKISCSIIWYGFVDELLAPKIFEDMQRYLNTLDFSDIIIKVDDTEFHAHKIVLASQSPVFADMIATSESNGSSKEQFIDLQDVDVNVVYEMLTFLYYGKLEKAHYDYRIALKLFEAAANTRITKLKDVCGVILSNKLALENVLSLLELARKYNSLILRQRAMTFIINNRKQLFL from the coding sequence ATGATGCCAGATAATCAATCAGTGATAGAaagtaatgaatataattatgattggACAGttcaaataaacagaaaaaataaacaacttacttcaaatttatttgaaataaaatcatcacctggattaaatttttgtatgaccgctgaaataaataataatagtaatttaattaaagtaaaaataataaaaacattcacTAAATTGGCAATTGCAACAATTGAACTTAAAATAGCAGATATACCGCCAATTATAAAAGATATATCTGAGTGGAAAGATGTTATTATATTTGACAAAATTCCAATTCCTTCTGGTTGTGATGATTGCCAAAAAAATACATggaatttatgtattttaacaaCACCAGACAGCCATGAATATCGTATCAAAATTAGTTGTTCGATAATTTGGTATGGATTTGTTGATGAATTGCTTGCGCCAAAAATCTTTGAAGACATGCagcgatatttaaatacattggATTTTAGTGATATTATTATCAAAGTTGATGACACAGAATTTCATGCCCATAAAATTGTTTTGGCTTCTCAGAGTCCAGTTTTTGCTGACATGATAGCGACGTCTGAATCAAACGGATCATCTAAAGAACAATTCATCGATCTTCAAGACGTTGATGTTAATGTTGTGTATGAAATGCTGACGTTTTTATATTACGGCAAATTAGAGAAAGCTCATTATGATTATCGAATTGCTTTAAAGCTATTCGAAGCAGCGGCTAACACCcgtataacaaaattaaaagatgTTTGTGGAGTTATTTTGAGTAATAAATTAGCTCTTGAAAATGTATTATCGTTATTAGAACTAGcaagaaaatataattcattgaTATTGCGACAACGTGCGATgacttttattataaataatcgtaaacaattatttctatga